The genomic DNA GAAGATGACGCATATTCCATTCAACAGACAAGTGATGGTGGATACATTGTTGCCGGAAGGAAATACACTACAAATAGATTTGATGTATACGTAGTAAAATTTGACGCGGATGGAAATAAAGTTTGGGAAAACACTTTTGGTGGAAGTAAATGGGATGAGGCATATTCCATTCAACAGACAAGCGATGGTGGATACATTGTGGCTGGATATACAGAGTCTTTTGGGAAAGGATGGAGAGATGTATATATTTTAAAGCTTGATGCAAAGGGAAATTTAATTTGGCAAAAAACTTTTGGTGAAAACGCTGATGAGTGGGCAAATGATATTCAAAGAACAAGTGATGGTGGATATATTGTCGCTGGATTAACTTGGTCCTTTGGGGCAATAGCAAGTGATGCTTATATTTTAAAGCTTAATGCAGACGGGAGTTTAATTTGGCAAAAAACATATGGTGGAAGTAATTGGGATTCGGCAGCTTCCGTTCAAGAGACAGACGATGGTGGATACATTGTGGCTGGACATACAGACTCTTTTGGGATGGGAGGAAAAGATGTATATATTTTAAAGCTTGATAAGGATGGTAACACTTACCCTACTAAATGAGTGACGGGTGACGAGTGACGGGTGACAATTAGGGAGCAGGGAGAAAATCCCTGCTCCTTTTTTTAATTATTTTATAATCCACTTATTTGCTCTTCCTTGACACTTTTAGGAAATCATTCTATAATCATTTAGAAGGTTATCTAAATGTTTAAGAAGGGCACATATGGATTTAGTTTTTAAAGCTTTAAGTGATGAGACAAGAAGAAAGATTTTAAAACTTCTTTCTGAGAGGGATATGACTGCAGGGGAGATTGCAGAAAAATTTGAAAAGTCCTGGGCTACTATATCCCACCACTTAGATGTTTTGAAACAAGCAGGTCTTATTACCGATGAGAGGAGAGGAAAATACATAGTATACTCGCTAAATACTACCGTTTTTCAAGAGATACTAATCTGGTTTATGGATACCCTAAGTAAAAGGGAGGATAAAGATGAAAAGTTACAAGGTGAGTAGAGAAATTTTAAGAAAAGACCTAATTATTATATTACTCATTCTACTTATGTTTATTATAGGTTTTGTAAGTTATCCTTTTCTTCCTGAAAAAATTCCCATGCATTGGAACTTTAAGGGAGAGATTGATAGATATGGATCAAAATTTGAGGGCGTTTGGGCTATACCTTTATTAACCTTGTTTTTGTATCTTGGTTTATTATTTATCCCTTACATTGATCCTGAGAGAGAAAATTATATAAAGTTTGAAAAAGTCTATCAGATAATTAAGCTGTCATTGGTTATAGTTCTTTCTATTTTATACTACATTACTATTATTGTTGGTTTAGGTGGTCCAAAGGATCTTATTCCTAAGATTGTTCCAATTACTATTGGAATACTTTTTATTATCCTTGGAAACTATATGCCAAGAATAAAGCACAATTGGTTTGTAGGAATTAGGACACCATGGACCCTATCCAATGAAGAGGTATGGAGAAAAACCCACAGATTTGGCGGATACCTATTTGTAATTTCTGGAATACTTATGATAATAACTGGATTTTTGCCTCCTTATTGGAATTTTGTATTTTTGATCCTTTCGGTCTTCCTTTCTGGAGTACTTTCTATCTTTTATTCCTTTATCCTTTATAAAAGGATAGAAAATAAGAAGGGGGAATTTTAGGACCCATTACCTATTTTATATTTGGGAGAAAGTAGAATGAATGCAATAGAGACCTATGGTCTTTGTAAGTATTTCAAAAATAAAAAGGCAGTAGATGATTTGAATTTAGAGGTACCAAAGGGTGTTATCTTTGGATATTTGGGACCAAATGGTGCCGGAAAAACTACCACCATAAGACTCCTTCTTAATTTAGCAAAACCCAAAAAGGGATATGCCATAGTTCTTGGAGAGGATATTACAAAAAGCAAGAACTATTTAAAAAAAAAGTAGGCTTTCTTCCTGATGTTCCCAATTTTTATAACTATTTTACCGCTAAAGAATATTTAGAAACTCTTTCAGAGATAATCAATGTAGATAAGAAAAGAATTGGCACTTTCTCAAGAGGTATGAAGCAGAGACTTGGCATTGCACAAGCTCTTCTTAAAGATCCCCAAATTCTCATATTAGATGAACCTACATCCGCTCTTGAGCCACAGGGCAGAAAAGAAGTGCTTAATTTAATATCTTCTTTAAAGGGTGAAAAAACCATATTTTTCTCAACACACATTCTTTCAGATGTGGAAAGAATATGTGATAGGATAGGAATTTTAAAAGATGGAAAGCTCATACTTAATGATACAATTGATAACCTAAAAAAGAAGTTTTCAAGAAGAATTATTTCTATAGAAGTAGATAAAAGGCAAATTTTATATGAGAAATTAAAAGAAAAAAGCTGGATTGAAAAGATCTCTTTTAATAACAAAAATACTTTAACTTTACAAGTAAAAGATATGGAAATTGCGCAAAAAGAGATCATTAAAATGATTTATGAAGAAGATCTTACACTTTTCCATTTTGAATTTTTAGAGCCCAGTATAGAGGATATATTCTTTGAGGTGACATCATGATCTGGAAATTAATGAAAAAGGAAGCAAAAGAGCTTTTAAAAACAGGAAAATTTTATGCTCTTCTTTTTGCCTTTATATTTTTTGCCATTCCAAGCCCAGTCATTTAGCTATGGGGGTTGATAGGAAAAAATGGTTTCTTTCTAAATTTTTATTCCAAATTTTTACAACCACCTTTCTTATTTTCCTATCCTATATCCTTTGTGCATATTATACTTATTTTCTTTTCTCTAAGCTTTCCATCTATAACACCTTAGCCTCTACTCTTCTTTACATTTTATATATCCTATTTATCCTCTCTTTAACTACTTTTTCAAGCTCCTTAGGAAATAATGCTATTCAATCTGCAGGAATATTTTTTGGAATATTTATCCTTTTTAACCTTTTATCCATATTTCTTAATTTTGAACAGTATAATCCCATGAGTCTTTCTTCCCTTCAAAATCAATGGATAGTAAATGGAGCTATATGGAAAGATGCCTTTAAA from Dictyoglomus sp. NZ13-RE01 includes the following:
- a CDS encoding transcriptional regulator — translated: MDLVFKALSDETRRKILKLLSERDMTAGEIAEKFEKSWATISHHLDVLKQAGLITDERRGKYIVYSLNTTVFQEILIWFMDTLSKREDKDEKLQGE